One stretch of Cedecea neteri DNA includes these proteins:
- the exbB gene encoding tol-pal system-associated acyl-CoA thioesterase, whose protein sequence is MTSNLMQTDLSVWGMYQHADIVVKIVMIGLIMASVVTWAIFFSKSVELITQKRRLKREQQQLANVRSLNEASSAAEAFDSKSLSTLLINEAQNELELSAGVEDNEGIKDRTGFRLERRVAAVGRHMGRGNGFLATIGAISPFVGLFGTVWGIMNSFIGIAQSQTTNLAVVAPGIAEALLATAIGLVAAIPAVVIYNIFARMIGSYKASLSDVAAQVLLLQSRDLDLEGTAQPRPVRNTQQLRVG, encoded by the coding sequence GTGACGAGTAATTTGATGCAGACGGATCTGTCCGTTTGGGGCATGTATCAACATGCTGACATCGTAGTGAAGATCGTGATGATTGGCCTGATTATGGCCTCTGTAGTCACCTGGGCCATCTTTTTCAGTAAGAGCGTGGAGCTGATTACCCAGAAACGTCGCCTCAAGCGCGAACAGCAGCAGCTGGCTAACGTCCGCTCCCTGAATGAAGCGAGCAGCGCGGCCGAAGCGTTTGACAGCAAAAGCCTCAGCACGCTGTTAATCAACGAAGCCCAAAACGAGCTGGAACTTTCCGCCGGCGTTGAAGATAACGAAGGCATCAAAGATCGTACCGGCTTCCGCCTTGAGCGCCGCGTGGCCGCCGTTGGGCGTCACATGGGGCGTGGCAACGGCTTCCTGGCCACTATCGGCGCTATTTCGCCGTTTGTCGGCCTGTTCGGCACCGTTTGGGGCATCATGAACAGCTTCATCGGTATCGCCCAGTCCCAGACCACTAACCTGGCGGTTGTTGCGCCGGGTATCGCAGAAGCACTGCTGGCAACGGCCATTGGCCTGGTCGCCGCAATCCCTGCGGTGGTTATCTATAACATCTTCGCGCGTATGATTGGCAGCTACAAAGCAAGCCTTAGCGACGTGGCGGCTCAGGTACTGTTGCTGCAAAGCCGTGACCTTGACCTGGAGGGCACAGCCCAGCCGCGCCCGGTACGCAATACTCAGCAACTGCGTGTAGGTTAA
- the exbD gene encoding TonB system transport protein ExbD, with product MAMRLNENLDDNGEMHEINVTPFIDVMLVLLIIFMVAAPLATVDVKVNLPASSSEPQPRPEKPVYLSVKADHSMFIGNDPVSKESMVSSLIAATEGKKDTTIFFRADKTVDYETLMDVMDTLHQAGYLKIGLVGQEVTKAK from the coding sequence ATGGCAATGCGTCTGAACGAAAACCTCGATGACAATGGTGAAATGCACGAAATCAACGTTACGCCGTTTATCGACGTGATGTTGGTGCTGCTGATCATCTTCATGGTGGCCGCGCCGCTGGCCACGGTGGACGTGAAGGTTAACCTTCCGGCCTCCAGCAGCGAACCGCAGCCACGCCCGGAAAAGCCGGTTTACCTGTCGGTAAAAGCAGACCATTCGATGTTTATCGGCAACGATCCGGTAAGCAAAGAGTCGATGGTTAGCTCATTGATTGCCGCGACCGAAGGGAAAAAGGACACCACCATTTTCTTCCGCGCGGACAAAACGGTGGACTACGAAACGCTGATGGACGTGATGGATACGCTGCACCAGGCAGGGTACCTGAAGATTGGCCTGGTCGGCCAGGAAGTCACTAAAGCGAAGTAA
- a CDS encoding ESA_00282 family adhesion-associated protein — protein MHSIFYSIVTILILLCAVLVMRKEFGASNNKSDEIKPLTTSEEREDYFGMLMSKITPSYYWRINSEYIDFTHATIKKMRIDELTSQPVLFSAQRRCSDLNSAVYKYYDNIKKRCAEGEQVPLSDIEVLNLRQCFNEFSREAYPELVALVWPQYQRPEIDLNSV, from the coding sequence ATGCACAGCATATTTTATTCTATTGTCACAATTTTGATTTTGTTATGCGCCGTGTTGGTTATGCGCAAGGAATTTGGTGCGTCAAATAATAAGTCTGATGAAATAAAACCGCTGACCACCAGCGAAGAGCGGGAAGATTACTTTGGCATGTTGATGTCAAAAATCACGCCCAGCTATTATTGGCGTATCAACAGTGAGTATATTGATTTCACCCATGCCACAATTAAAAAAATGCGTATTGATGAGTTGACCTCGCAGCCGGTTTTATTTAGCGCCCAGCGCCGCTGCAGCGACTTAAATTCGGCGGTATATAAATATTACGACAATATTAAAAAACGCTGCGCCGAAGGTGAACAGGTTCCGTTGTCGGATATTGAAGTGCTCAACCTGCGTCAGTGTTTTAACGAGTTTAGCCGGGAAGCCTACCCGGAGCTGGTGGCGCTGGTTTGGCCGCAGTACCAGCGCCCTGAGATAGACCTGAACAGCGTGTGA
- a CDS encoding MurR/RpiR family transcriptional regulator: MTTATTLSELQQQIRDRYDGLSKRLQQVSRYVLDNTNSVAFDTVAAIAERAEVPPSTLIRFANAFDFSGFNEMKQLFRMNLVEETASYTDRARLFRELGSEVVPETPLDILQEFARSNAQALQQLAARTDPEQLQHAVELLAEADTIYVVGLRRSFSVAAYLTYALSHLDCRAVLLDGLGGMLREQVNRVKAKDIVVSISFSPYAEETLMVSEIAAQAGARQIVITDSQISPFATFSDLCFVVKEAQVDAFRSQSATLCLVQSLMVALAYYQGTPHSALSPEA; this comes from the coding sequence TTGACCACGGCGACGACCCTAAGCGAACTCCAACAGCAGATCCGCGACCGCTACGACGGCCTGAGTAAGAGGCTGCAGCAGGTTTCCCGCTACGTGCTGGATAACACCAACAGCGTGGCATTTGATACCGTGGCCGCCATTGCCGAGCGGGCCGAAGTGCCGCCCTCGACGCTGATTCGCTTTGCCAATGCCTTTGATTTCAGCGGATTCAACGAGATGAAACAGCTGTTCCGCATGAACCTGGTGGAAGAGACGGCCAGCTACACTGACCGGGCGAGGCTGTTCCGCGAGCTTGGCAGCGAAGTCGTCCCGGAAACGCCGCTGGATATTCTGCAAGAGTTCGCTCGTTCGAACGCTCAGGCGCTGCAGCAGCTGGCCGCACGTACCGATCCAGAGCAGCTACAACATGCGGTTGAGCTGCTCGCCGAAGCGGACACTATCTATGTTGTCGGCCTGCGCCGTTCTTTTAGCGTGGCGGCCTACCTGACCTATGCCCTGAGCCACCTTGATTGCCGCGCAGTGCTGCTGGACGGGCTTGGCGGCATGCTGCGCGAGCAGGTCAACCGCGTTAAAGCGAAAGATATCGTGGTGTCGATAAGCTTCTCGCCTTATGCCGAGGAAACGCTGATGGTGAGTGAAATCGCCGCGCAGGCCGGTGCCCGCCAGATTGTGATTACCGACAGCCAGATCAGCCCGTTCGCAACATTCAGCGATCTCTGTTTTGTGGTGAAAGAGGCGCAGGTCGACGCTTTCCGCTCGCAGTCGGCCACGCTTTGCCTGGTGCAGTCGCTGATGGTGGCGCTCGCGTATTACCAGGGCACGCCCCACAGCGCGCTTTCGCCGGAGGCCTGA
- a CDS encoding CoA-acylating methylmalonate-semialdehyde dehydrogenase, which yields METVANFIHGECVAGEGQRVQAIFNPATGEQIRQVGMSTARQTEQAIAAAQQAFPGWARQSPLKRARVMFRFKSLLEEHMDGLARLISEEHGKVYSDAVGELTRGLEVVEFACGIPHLQKGEHSANVGTGVDSHSLMQPLGVCAGITPFNFPAMVPMWMFPIALVTGNTFVLKPSEKDPSLSLRLAQLLQEAGLPDGVFNVVQGDKEAVDVLLTDPRVQAVSFVGSTPIAEYIYQTASAHGKRCQALGGAKNHCILMPDADLEMATNAIMGAAFGAAGERCMALSVVVAVGDETADALCAGLEKQLDTLRVGPGLGHEPENDMGPLISAPHRAKVLGYIDSGEQQGATLRVDGRGLRLAGNEGGYFVGPTLFDRVTPEMTIYKEEIFGPVLCVVRMPDYASALELINKHEYGNGTAIFTRDGGTARRFTEEVQTGMVGVNVPIPVPMAFHSFGGWKRSIFGPLNVHGSDGVRFYTRMKTVTARWPDTSHQQGSAFSMPTLG from the coding sequence ATGGAGACGGTAGCTAATTTTATTCACGGTGAATGCGTCGCGGGCGAAGGTCAGCGCGTGCAGGCGATCTTCAACCCGGCAACCGGCGAGCAGATTCGCCAGGTCGGCATGAGCACGGCCAGACAGACCGAGCAGGCCATCGCCGCCGCTCAGCAGGCGTTTCCGGGCTGGGCTCGCCAGTCTCCCCTCAAGCGCGCTCGCGTGATGTTCCGCTTTAAAAGCCTGCTTGAAGAACATATGGACGGCCTGGCGAGGCTCATCAGCGAAGAGCACGGCAAAGTGTATTCTGATGCCGTGGGCGAACTGACCCGCGGCCTCGAAGTGGTGGAGTTTGCCTGTGGCATACCGCATCTGCAAAAGGGCGAGCATTCGGCCAACGTGGGTACGGGCGTAGATAGCCACTCGCTGATGCAGCCGCTTGGCGTTTGTGCGGGGATCACGCCGTTTAACTTCCCGGCCATGGTGCCGATGTGGATGTTCCCCATTGCGCTGGTTACCGGCAATACCTTCGTCCTCAAGCCGTCGGAAAAAGATCCGTCGTTGTCGCTGCGGCTAGCTCAACTGTTGCAAGAGGCCGGGCTGCCGGACGGAGTATTTAACGTAGTTCAGGGCGATAAAGAAGCCGTAGACGTTCTGCTGACTGACCCAAGAGTTCAGGCCGTCAGCTTTGTCGGCTCGACGCCGATTGCCGAGTACATCTACCAGACTGCTTCCGCCCACGGCAAGCGTTGCCAGGCGCTGGGCGGGGCGAAAAACCACTGTATCTTAATGCCGGATGCTGACCTGGAAATGGCAACCAACGCCATCATGGGAGCCGCTTTTGGTGCCGCCGGTGAGCGCTGCATGGCGCTGTCGGTTGTGGTTGCCGTGGGCGATGAAACCGCCGATGCGCTTTGTGCGGGACTGGAAAAACAGCTCGACACGCTGCGAGTTGGGCCTGGGCTGGGGCATGAGCCAGAAAATGACATGGGGCCGCTGATTTCCGCCCCGCACCGGGCAAAAGTGCTGGGCTATATTGATAGCGGCGAGCAACAGGGCGCGACGCTGCGCGTTGATGGCCGTGGTCTCAGGCTGGCGGGCAATGAAGGCGGTTATTTTGTTGGCCCAACGCTGTTTGACCGCGTCACGCCTGAAATGACCATCTATAAAGAAGAAATATTCGGCCCGGTGCTGTGCGTGGTGCGCATGCCGGATTACGCCAGCGCTCTGGAGCTGATTAACAAACATGAATACGGCAACGGCACGGCGATTTTTACCCGTGATGGCGGCACCGCAAGGCGTTTTACCGAGGAAGTCCAGACGGGCATGGTCGGCGTGAACGTCCCCATCCCGGTGCCAATGGCGTTTCACAGCTTCGGCGGCTGGAAGCGTTCCATCTTTGGGCCACTTAACGTCCACGGCAGCGACGGCGTACGTTTCTATACGCGCATGAAAACCGTCACCGCCCGCTGGCCGGACACCAGCCATCAGCAAGGCTCTGCGTTCTCGATGCCAACGCTGGGCTAA
- the iolD gene encoding 3D-(3,5/4)-trihydroxycyclohexane-1,2-dione acylhydrolase (decyclizing) encodes MTTQRMTMAQALVRFLNQQYVEIDGREQPFVEGVMTIFGHGNVLGLGQALEEEPGHLKVHQGCNEQGMAHIATGFAKQHRRQRIYAVSSSVGPGAANMVTAAATATANRIPLLLLPGDIYASRQPDPVLQQIEQYHDLSISTNDCFRPVSRYWDRINRPEQLMSAMISAMRVLTNPAETGAVTICLPQDVQGEAWDYPQSFFEKRVHHIERRPPDESRLQAALKLIAGKRRPLVICGGGVRYSGAHQAFQHFVEGFGLPFAETQAGKGAIVSEHSLNLGGLGVTGGLAANRLAPQADLIIGVGTRLTDFTTGSKSLFSPEADFLLLNVAEFDALKLDATPLVADAKIGLEWLTTGLHQAGYHAAWQDEAAHAQAAWRDECQRLWRRNWQPGEPPEVAGHLDETLQEYSHELGTSLTQTRVLGLVNQHIEEDAIVVGAAGSLPGDLQRLWQVKTPDSYHLEYGYSCMGYEIAAAVGAKLAKPQQPVYAMVGDGSYLMLHSEMQTAVQEGIKITILLFDNAGFGCINNLQMGHGMGSFGTENRSRNPQSGRLDGPLVKVDFAQNAESYGCKAWRVNGESELLAALEASRREPGPTLLDIKVLPKTMTHDYEAWWRTGDAQVSRSSAVTDAAEQTAGKLKKARQY; translated from the coding sequence ATGACGACACAACGCATGACCATGGCGCAGGCGCTGGTCAGGTTTTTAAACCAGCAGTACGTTGAAATCGACGGGCGCGAGCAGCCGTTTGTTGAGGGCGTAATGACCATTTTCGGGCACGGCAACGTGCTCGGCCTTGGGCAGGCGCTGGAGGAGGAACCCGGCCACCTGAAGGTACATCAGGGCTGCAACGAGCAGGGCATGGCGCATATCGCCACTGGCTTCGCCAAACAGCACCGTCGGCAGCGCATTTATGCCGTGAGCTCATCCGTGGGGCCAGGGGCGGCAAATATGGTGACTGCCGCCGCAACGGCCACCGCCAACCGCATTCCTTTGTTGTTGCTGCCCGGCGACATCTATGCCAGCCGGCAGCCGGACCCGGTGCTCCAGCAAATCGAGCAGTATCACGATCTCAGCATCAGCACCAACGACTGCTTCCGGCCTGTGTCCCGCTACTGGGACAGGATTAACCGCCCGGAGCAGCTGATGAGCGCCATGATTAGTGCCATGCGAGTACTTACTAACCCCGCGGAAACGGGAGCGGTAACGATTTGCCTGCCGCAGGACGTGCAGGGGGAAGCCTGGGATTATCCGCAAAGCTTCTTCGAGAAGCGAGTACATCATATTGAACGGCGCCCGCCGGATGAAAGCCGCCTGCAGGCTGCGTTGAAGCTGATTGCCGGCAAGCGTCGCCCGCTGGTTATCTGCGGCGGAGGGGTTCGCTATTCAGGCGCGCATCAGGCATTTCAGCATTTTGTGGAGGGCTTCGGGCTGCCGTTTGCCGAAACGCAGGCCGGGAAAGGTGCAATTGTAAGCGAGCACTCACTTAATCTCGGCGGCCTCGGCGTGACGGGCGGCCTGGCGGCTAATCGGCTTGCGCCGCAGGCCGATCTGATTATTGGCGTGGGTACCCGCTTGACCGACTTCACCACCGGTTCTAAATCACTATTTTCACCTGAGGCCGACTTCCTGCTGCTTAACGTGGCCGAGTTCGACGCCCTCAAGCTGGACGCCACGCCGCTGGTAGCCGATGCAAAGATTGGGCTTGAATGGCTGACTACCGGCCTGCATCAGGCAGGCTACCACGCTGCCTGGCAGGACGAAGCAGCTCACGCTCAAGCGGCCTGGCGCGACGAGTGCCAACGGTTGTGGAGGCGGAACTGGCAACCAGGAGAACCTCCAGAAGTGGCGGGCCACCTGGATGAAACGTTGCAGGAATACAGCCACGAGCTAGGCACCTCATTAACGCAAACCCGCGTGCTGGGCCTGGTGAATCAGCATATAGAAGAGGACGCCATCGTGGTGGGCGCGGCCGGGTCGTTGCCGGGAGATTTACAGCGCCTGTGGCAGGTAAAAACGCCGGACAGCTATCACCTCGAATACGGCTATTCGTGCATGGGCTATGAGATAGCCGCCGCGGTAGGGGCTAAGCTCGCGAAGCCGCAGCAGCCGGTGTATGCGATGGTCGGGGACGGATCTTACCTGATGCTGCATTCTGAGATGCAAACCGCCGTCCAGGAAGGGATAAAAATCACCATTTTGCTGTTTGATAACGCCGGCTTCGGCTGCATCAATAACCTGCAAATGGGCCACGGAATGGGCAGTTTTGGCACCGAAAATCGTTCCCGTAACCCGCAAAGCGGCAGGCTTGATGGCCCGCTGGTGAAGGTGGACTTTGCCCAAAATGCCGAAAGCTATGGCTGCAAAGCCTGGCGGGTCAACGGCGAGTCTGAGCTGCTTGCTGCCCTGGAAGCCTCCCGCCGGGAGCCGGGACCGACGCTGCTGGATATCAAAGTGCTGCCTAAAACCATGACGCACGATTACGAAGCCTGGTGGCGTACCGGAGATGCCCAGGTTTCGCGCTCGAGCGCCGTGACCGATGCCGCGGAACAAACCGCTGGTAAGCTCAAAAAAGCCCGTCAGTACTAG
- the iolG gene encoding inositol 2-dehydrogenase has product MFNIALLGAGRIGQIHAANIAAHPHSTLWSVVDPNAENAARIAEKYQARQQSVEQAMSDPEVHAVLIASATDTHADLIELAAKHGKAIFCEKPVHLDLARVRDCLKVVKERDVPLFIGFNRRFDPQFRKVKNEVLQGRIGTPESLVIISRDPSPPPAEYVRVSGGMFRDMTIHDFDMARFIMGEEPVSVYAQGSNLVDPAIGAAGDIDTAFIVLKYASGALATIVNSRRSAYGYDQRLELHGSKGLLTAGNILENQVQFFGDGGHNSALPEHFFLQRYKDAYAAEWQHFVAVLRGEAKPECSGDDGERALYLADKALESLRSQREVAL; this is encoded by the coding sequence ATGTTTAACATTGCTTTACTAGGAGCAGGCCGTATCGGCCAGATCCACGCCGCCAATATTGCTGCCCATCCGCATTCCACCCTCTGGTCCGTTGTCGACCCTAATGCAGAAAACGCCGCGCGCATTGCCGAAAAATACCAGGCTCGCCAGCAAAGCGTTGAACAGGCGATGAGTGACCCGGAGGTGCATGCCGTGCTGATCGCCTCGGCGACCGATACCCATGCGGACCTGATTGAGCTTGCCGCCAAACACGGCAAGGCTATTTTCTGTGAAAAGCCGGTACACCTGGATCTGGCTCGCGTGCGTGACTGCCTGAAAGTCGTTAAAGAGCGTGATGTTCCGCTGTTCATTGGCTTTAACCGCCGCTTCGATCCGCAGTTCCGTAAAGTGAAAAACGAAGTGCTGCAGGGGCGCATCGGGACGCCGGAATCGCTGGTGATTATCTCTCGCGACCCGTCGCCACCGCCTGCAGAATATGTGCGTGTCTCCGGCGGGATGTTCCGCGACATGACCATTCATGACTTTGATATGGCTCGCTTCATCATGGGTGAAGAGCCCGTTTCGGTGTACGCCCAGGGCAGCAACCTGGTTGACCCGGCGATTGGCGCGGCGGGAGACATCGATACCGCGTTTATCGTCCTGAAATACGCTTCTGGCGCGCTGGCCACCATCGTTAACAGCCGTCGTTCGGCCTACGGATACGACCAGCGCCTCGAGCTACACGGTTCTAAGGGCCTGCTGACCGCCGGCAATATTCTGGAAAATCAGGTCCAGTTCTTCGGCGACGGCGGTCACAACAGCGCGTTGCCAGAACACTTCTTCCTCCAGCGCTACAAAGATGCCTACGCCGCCGAATGGCAGCACTTTGTTGCCGTCCTGCGCGGTGAGGCCAAACCCGAGTGCAGCGGCGATGACGGTGAACGCGCCCTGTACCTGGCCGACAAGGCGCTGGAGTCACTGCGTAGCCAGCGCGAAGTTGCTTTGTAA
- a CDS encoding sugar ABC transporter substrate-binding protein: MKKLILAALIALTTAPALAENEQIVFSTPNLAMPFEVHMQRTAVQAAKEMGVKLQVLDSQGSSPKQAADLENAITRGAQGFIVSPNDVNAVSSAVGEIQDANLPVVTLDRSVASEKPVLHFGANNYKGGQAVADFVKAKFPDGADIVLLTGQPGSSSNIERTKGIRDGLKAGGDKYKIVADQTGNWMRSEGMRIVESVLPSLPKKPQVILSANDDMALGAIEALQGQGMKPGEVLVTGFDAVPEALARVRDGWLAATADQRPGFAVKTAMSQLVANIREKKAITGADYAPTMITKENLDQAERIGEAGK; the protein is encoded by the coding sequence ATGAAAAAGCTGATCCTCGCCGCCCTCATCGCCCTGACCACGGCTCCGGCGCTGGCCGAAAACGAACAGATTGTTTTTAGCACCCCAAACCTCGCTATGCCGTTTGAAGTGCATATGCAGCGCACCGCCGTGCAGGCCGCCAAAGAGATGGGCGTTAAGCTGCAGGTGCTCGACAGCCAGGGCAGCTCTCCTAAGCAGGCTGCCGACCTGGAAAACGCCATTACCCGTGGCGCGCAGGGATTTATTGTTTCGCCGAATGACGTTAACGCCGTGTCGAGCGCGGTAGGAGAAATTCAGGACGCTAATCTGCCGGTGGTCACGCTCGACCGCTCGGTAGCCAGCGAAAAGCCGGTGCTGCATTTCGGCGCCAACAACTACAAAGGCGGCCAGGCGGTGGCTGACTTTGTGAAAGCCAAATTCCCTGACGGCGCGGACATCGTGCTGCTGACCGGCCAGCCGGGCTCTTCCTCCAACATAGAGCGCACCAAAGGGATCCGTGATGGCCTGAAAGCCGGAGGCGATAAATACAAGATCGTCGCCGATCAGACCGGAAACTGGATGCGTTCTGAAGGTATGCGCATCGTTGAAAGCGTGCTGCCGTCGCTGCCGAAAAAACCTCAGGTCATTCTTTCTGCCAACGACGATATGGCGCTGGGAGCCATTGAAGCGCTGCAGGGGCAGGGCATGAAGCCGGGTGAAGTGCTGGTGACAGGCTTTGACGCCGTGCCGGAAGCGCTGGCCCGCGTGCGCGATGGCTGGCTGGCGGCAACCGCCGATCAACGTCCAGGTTTTGCGGTGAAGACGGCGATGAGCCAACTGGTGGCCAATATCCGTGAGAAGAAGGCGATCACCGGAGCAGATTACGCGCCAACGATGATAACCAAAGAAAACCTGGATCAAGCAGAGCGTATCGGCGAAGCCGGCAAGTAG
- a CDS encoding sugar ABC transporter ATP-binding protein has protein sequence MSQPLLKVTDLAKSFSGVWALSSAQLSVGQGEIHALLGENGAGKSTLLKALAGAQPQTRGEIWFNGETLPVDDSPVERQNKGIITIYQEFNLLPNMTVAENMFLGREPRRRNLIVDSKAVNQEAQVILDYLQLNVAPTTAVARLSVAQQQMVEIARALTLNARLIIMDEPSAALSDSEVESLHRVVRELKGRGVSIIYVTHRLHEVFQLCDRFTVFQDGRYTGSGDVAGTNVEQIIRLMVGRDVVFNRRDASLTHHEDKPIRLAVKGLSREKPPLDPHGIALKDISFHVHAGEVLGIAGLVGAGRTEVARCLFGADKFTTGIFELDGKPYQPQNPMHALEQGIALVPEDRKKEGAVLGLSIRDNLSLSSLSSLLTWRYFVSPRKEDALIESYRQALQIKMVNAEQEVRKLSGGNQQKVILARCMALNPRVLIVDEPTRGIDVGTKSEVHQVLFEMAKRGVAVIVISSDLPEILAVSDRIITLSEGRVTGELHGDEANEERLMTLMAINHSALSAA, from the coding sequence ATGTCGCAACCTTTACTGAAAGTGACCGACCTGGCGAAAAGTTTCTCCGGCGTGTGGGCGCTGAGCAGCGCTCAGCTCAGCGTCGGGCAGGGGGAAATTCACGCCCTGCTGGGGGAGAACGGCGCGGGAAAATCCACGCTGCTAAAGGCGCTGGCCGGAGCACAGCCGCAAACGCGCGGCGAGATCTGGTTTAACGGTGAAACGCTGCCCGTTGATGACTCGCCGGTGGAGCGCCAGAACAAAGGCATTATTACCATTTATCAAGAGTTTAACCTGCTGCCTAATATGACGGTGGCGGAAAACATGTTTCTTGGCCGTGAGCCGCGCCGCCGGAATCTTATCGTCGACAGCAAAGCGGTGAACCAGGAAGCGCAGGTCATTCTGGACTATTTACAGCTCAACGTAGCGCCGACGACCGCCGTTGCCCGCCTGAGCGTTGCCCAGCAGCAAATGGTGGAGATTGCCAGAGCGCTGACGCTGAATGCCCGATTGATCATTATGGATGAGCCTTCTGCCGCGTTGAGCGACAGCGAAGTCGAAAGCCTGCACCGCGTGGTGCGGGAGCTTAAAGGTCGCGGCGTTAGCATTATTTATGTCACCCATCGCCTGCACGAAGTCTTCCAGCTTTGCGACCGTTTCACCGTGTTCCAGGATGGCCGCTATACCGGTTCCGGCGACGTGGCGGGCACCAACGTGGAGCAAATTATTCGCCTGATGGTCGGTCGCGACGTGGTGTTTAACCGCCGCGATGCCAGCCTCACGCACCATGAAGACAAGCCCATTCGCCTGGCGGTGAAGGGGCTCAGCCGTGAAAAACCGCCGCTCGATCCTCACGGTATCGCATTAAAAGATATCAGTTTCCACGTGCATGCCGGTGAAGTGCTGGGCATCGCCGGGCTGGTAGGCGCCGGGCGCACCGAAGTCGCCCGCTGCCTGTTTGGCGCCGACAAATTCACCACCGGCATCTTCGAGCTGGACGGTAAACCCTATCAGCCGCAAAACCCGATGCATGCTCTGGAGCAGGGGATCGCGCTGGTGCCGGAGGATCGTAAAAAAGAGGGCGCGGTTCTTGGCCTGTCGATCCGCGACAACCTGTCTTTGTCCAGCCTCTCGTCGCTGCTGACCTGGCGCTATTTCGTTAGCCCACGTAAAGAGGACGCGCTGATCGAGTCCTATCGGCAGGCGCTGCAAATCAAAATGGTTAACGCCGAGCAGGAGGTGCGCAAGCTCTCCGGCGGTAATCAGCAAAAAGTGATCCTTGCGCGCTGTATGGCGCTTAATCCACGGGTGCTGATCGTTGATGAGCCGACCCGCGGCATTGATGTTGGCACCAAGTCTGAAGTGCACCAGGTACTGTTCGAGATGGCAAAGCGGGGCGTGGCGGTGATCGTTATCTCTTCCGATCTGCCGGAAATCCTCGCGGTGTCTGACCGGATAATCACCCTCAGCGAAGGGCGGGTGACCGGCGAACTGCACGGCGATGAAGCCAACGAAGAGCGGCTGATGACCCTGATGGCCATCAACCATAGCGCCTTAAGCGCCGCATAA
- a CDS encoding ABC transporter permease, whose translation MTQMITKSQTPAKSASRFDPIAFFERFGVLIFMFLLLIFFQSQNSNFLSERNIFNILTEVSIYGIIAVGMTFVILTAGIDLSVGSILAVCAMTAAYVIKGDNFTTVDPNAWGGFSWLLGLGICLAIGTLIGFLHGLGVTRLRLPPFIVTLGGMTIWRGLTLVINDGAPIAGFDAGYRWWGRGEMLGISIPIWIFAIVSILGYLALHKTRWGRFVYAIGGNPEAARLAGVDVKRVLVSVYVVIGCLAGLAGFVLSARLGSAEAVAGISFELRVIASVVIGGTSLMGGYGRISGTIIGAIIMGILINGLVLMNVSAYYQQIITGLIIVLAVAFDTYAKNRRGAL comes from the coding sequence ATGACGCAGATGATTACCAAAAGCCAGACGCCGGCAAAAAGCGCTTCGCGCTTCGATCCGATCGCTTTCTTTGAGCGCTTCGGGGTGCTGATCTTCATGTTCCTGCTGCTGATTTTCTTCCAGTCGCAGAACAGTAACTTCCTGTCCGAACGTAATATTTTCAACATCCTGACCGAGGTTTCCATTTACGGGATCATTGCGGTGGGTATGACCTTTGTCATTCTTACGGCGGGTATCGATCTCTCGGTTGGTTCGATCCTTGCGGTCTGCGCAATGACCGCGGCTTATGTGATCAAGGGTGACAACTTTACTACCGTCGATCCCAACGCCTGGGGCGGTTTTAGCTGGCTGTTGGGGCTTGGGATCTGCCTGGCTATTGGCACGCTAATAGGCTTCCTGCACGGACTGGGCGTCACTCGCCTGCGCCTGCCGCCGTTCATCGTCACGCTGGGCGGGATGACTATCTGGCGCGGCCTGACGCTGGTGATTAACGATGGTGCGCCTATTGCCGGTTTCGATGCGGGCTACCGCTGGTGGGGACGCGGCGAAATGCTCGGCATCTCCATTCCTATCTGGATCTTCGCCATTGTCTCGATTCTGGGCTATCTGGCGCTGCATAAAACCCGCTGGGGACGCTTCGTCTATGCCATCGGCGGCAACCCCGAAGCGGCTCGTCTCGCCGGGGTCGACGTTAAGCGCGTGCTGGTCAGCGTGTATGTCGTTATCGGCTGCCTCGCAGGGCTGGCGGGCTTTGTGCTCAGCGCCCGCCTCGGCAGCGCCGAAGCGGTGGCGGGGATCTCCTTTGAGCTGCGGGTGATCGCCTCGGTGGTGATCGGCGGCACGTCCCTGATGGGCGGCTACGGGCGGATCAGCGGCACGATCATCGGCGCCATCATCATGGGGATCCTGATTAACGGCCTGGTGTTGATGAACGTCTCGGCCTATTACCAGCAGATCATTACCGGGCTGATTATCGTGCTGGCGGTGGCGTTTGATACCTACGCCAAGAACCGCCGTGGCGCGCTGTAA